Proteins co-encoded in one Arachis hypogaea cultivar Tifrunner chromosome 13, arahy.Tifrunner.gnm2.J5K5, whole genome shotgun sequence genomic window:
- the LOC112792169 gene encoding protein-tyrosine-phosphatase MKP1 translates to MLGQEGTADRSAAPAAPRMPYSRSASWNDRSPATPRPPPSGNKPRSLLPPLQPLAIRRRGAEEWPSAGSDDLGVWPLPETPRGSVSVVGSSSEFQLKREKLAFYDKECSRIAEHVYLGSDTVAKNHDLLRQNGITHVLNCVGFVCPEYFKRDFVYKTLWLQDSPTEDITSILYDVFDYFEEVREQGGRVLVHCCQGVSRSTSLVIAYLMWREGQSFEDAFQYVKNARGVTNPNMGFACQLLQCQKRVHATPASPNSILRMYRMAPHSPYDPLHLVPKIVNHPSAQALDSRGAFIVHVPSAIYVWTGNNCNSVMSSNARGAASQVVRYERATAPVLTIHEYDEPPEFWIALASADCDQQEKEDTTLEAVRPRKLDEYDLDYEIFQKALAGGVVPPFSVSNAGSETCLPARESGWGRLRRKLASGFIKGLFTSSKRNSTNEEAALVMEDFAVNVDPNDCSGREKGYVEVLDHFVPITDVDSSLPTSSDYLPCFTSSSSKSPTLSPSSSDYASSFTFSPSSTNLSSQQPSPSTSSMDSTETIYAKDASVLDSSSLFHKKGDVFLADQTSGGSTFFLPLKGSIPSIAERRGSNPPPRMLLPSSVTESSHPHRSKIHVRSKSFSLPELDDNLLKDVDCKQADPASCK, encoded by the coding sequence CCCGCCGCTCCTCGTATGCCATATTCCCGCTCAGCTTCCTGGAATGATCGCTCTCCGGCTACCCCAAGGCCGCCGCCGTCGGGAAATAAGCCGAGATCGCTGCTGCCGCCGCTTCAGCCTCTGGCCATCAGAAGGCGCGGCGCGGAGGAGTGGCCGAGCGCCGGATCTGACGATCTCGGCGTGTGGCCACTCCCGGAGACTCCAAGAGGGTCCGTGTCTGTGGTGGGGTCATCATCGGAGTTCCAGTTGAAGAGGGAGAAGCTGGCCTTCTACGACAAAGAGTGTTCTCGGATTGCGGAGCACGTGTACCTCGGGAGTGACACGGTGGCCAAGAACCATGACCTGCTCCGGCAGAACGGCATCACTCACGTGCTCAACTGTGTTGGCTTCGTTTGCCCTGAATATTTCAAGCGCGATTTTGTTTACAAGACTCTGTGGTTGCAGGACAGTCCCACAGAAGACATCACCAGCATCCTGTACGATGTTTTCGATTACTTTGAGGAGGTTAGGGAGCAAGGTGGGCGCGTGTTGGTTCACTGCTGCCAAGGGGTTTCGAGATCGACGTCTCTGGTGATCGCGTATCTGATGTGGAGGGAAGGGCAGAGCTTCGAGGACGCGTTTCAGTACGTGAAAAATGCGAGGGGTGTCACCAATCCTAACATGGGTTTTGCGTGTCAGTTATTGCAGTGTCAGAAACGGGTACATGCTACTCCCGCTAGTCCTAATTCCATTCTTCGGATGTATAGAATGGCTCCTCATTCACCTTATGATCCTCTTCATTTGGTTCCTAAGATTGTCAACCACCCCTCTGCACAGGCCCTTGATTCTCGTGGTGCTTTCATTGTGCATGTTCCTTCTGCTATTTATGTTTGGACAGGCAACAACtgcaattcggttatgtcttctAATGCAAGAGGCGCGGCATCTCAGGTTGTTCGCTATGAGAGGGCTACGGCTCCTGTTCTTACCATCCATGAGTATGACGAGCCACCGGAGTTTTGGATTGCTCTTGCCTCTGCTGATTGTGACCAGCAGGAGAAGGAGGACACAACCTTGGAAGCTGTTCGTCCTAggaagcttgatgaatatgatttgGATTATGAGATTTTCCAAAAGGCACTTGCTGGCGGGGTTGTTCCACCTTTCTCTGTGTCTAATGCAGGCTCAGAGACCTGCCTTCCAGCCAGAGAAAGCGGTTGGGGGAGACTGCGCCGGAAACTCGCCAGCGGTTTCATCAAAGGATTGTTCACTTCATCCAAAAGGAACTCTACTAATGAAGAAGCTGCTCTTGTCATGGAAGATTTTGCTGTTAATGTTGATCCCAATGATTGCTCAGGCAGGGAAAAAGGTTATGTTGAAGTGTTGGATCATTTTGTTCCCATTACGGATGTGGATTCATCATTGCCAACATCATCAGATTATCTTCCTTGTTTCACGAGCAGCAGTTCCAAGTCACCAACGCTCTCGCCCTCCAGTTCTGATTATGcaagttcatttacattttcACCTTCCTCAACAAATTTGTCTTCTCAGCAGCCATCACCTTCTACTTCTAGCATGGATTCAACCGAAACTATTTATGCCAAAGATGCTTCTGTATTGGACAGTTCCTCTCTGTTTCACAAGAAGGGTGATGTGTTTTTGGCTGATCAAACATCCGGAGGGTCCACCTTCTTTTTGCCATTGAAAGGGTCTATACCCTCCATTGCAGAGCGCAGAGGTAGTAATCCACCACCTCGCATGTTGCTACCTTCTTCAGTCACCGAGTCATCCCATCCTCACAGGAGCAAGATTCATGTAAGATCAAAGTCATTTTCTTTGCCGGAATTGGATGATAACTTGTTAAAGGATGTTGATTGCAAGCAAGCTGATCCTGCTTCATGTAAATAA
- the LOC140177779 gene encoding uncharacterized protein, with protein sequence MENLFWRIAEKKINLKERQVQKGTREVRWRPPPADWIKANVDASFKKNTGKGAIAVVYRDNRGRILLGFTGLIQANSVTVAEALAIRQALIIANNLFMGKVLIESDNLKIIQAIKSKSPIGEAWAINQDIQLLLEQLPGRGITWTPREGNLLAHKVAREAELGNLHSNWSMQPPLEILRIMHNESKKQ encoded by the coding sequence ATGGAAAATCTGTTTTGGAGAATAGCGGAAAAGaagataaatttaaaagaaagacagGTTCAAAAAGGAACGAGAGAGGTTCGTTGGAGGCCACCCCCTGCGGATTGGATCAAGGCAAATGTGGATGCTTCTTTCAAAAAGAATACAGGCAAAGGAGCTATAGCAGTGGTGTACAGAGATAATAGAGGAAGGATTTTATTAGGTTTCACAGGATTAATTCAAGCAAACTCAGTCACAGTAGCAGAAGCTTTAGCAATCAGACAAGCTCTAATCATTGCAAATAATTTGTTCATGGGAAAAGTTCTCATTGAATCAGATAATCTAAAAATCATACAAGCAATTAAATCCAAGAGTCCAATTGGTGAAGCATGGGCAATTAATCAGGACATTCAGTTGTTATTGGAACAATTACCTGGTAGGGGCATAACTTGGACTCCCAGAGAAGGAAATCTTCTTGCACATAAAGTGGCCAGAGAAGCAGAATTAGGGAACCTTCATTCAAATTGGAGCATGCAACCACCATTAGAAATTCTGCGTATTATGCACAATGAAAGTAAGAAGCAATAG
- the LOC112792170 gene encoding uncharacterized protein gives MNCFLVSLVSLCPLLLALCAQSVSSRNVSESYLQKASFPPRGWNSYDSFGWTVSEEEFLQNAGIVSRSLKAHGYKYVVVDYLWYRKNVQGAYSDSLGFDVIDEWGRMIPDPGRWPSSTGGKGFSEVANKVHNMGLMFGIHVMRGISTQAVNANTPILDTTKGGAYQESGRVWHAKDIALPGRACAWMPHGFMSVNTQLGAGRAFLRSLYEQYAAWGVDFVKHDCVFGADLDLNEITYVSGVLRELNRPIVYSLSPGTSVTPALAKDVSGLVNMYRITGDDWDNWGDVKSHFDISRDLSAASMIGAKGLNGNSWPDLDMLPFGWLTDPGSNQGPHRFSKLSLEEKRTQMTLWSMAKSPLMYGGDLRKIDIVTYSLITNPILLEINSFSSSNREFPDVTSSENLNHKDHHLRVKKRRSKRGGKPSYTHALRLTGCSEPKAMGWSVESLNEDLERICWKRSLENQLPPFCVHKREFQFKLDGESTHQEDYRSKHHLVATNEMKFCLDASPKQKLTSKEFKSGTFSPCRWDANQMWKLNPNGTMVNSYSGLCAIAESAKDGISPGGIRSWIAKGRRGEVYVAFFNLSEQKTVISTKTSSLGNAFADRTSITSCHGKEVWSGKQVITTQGTLSAEVGLHGCALFVLNCH, from the exons ATGAACTGTTTCTTAGTGTCACTCGTCTCTCTCTGCCCACTCCTCCTTGCTCTCTGTGCTCAGAG TGTGTCATCTCGAAATGTGTCTGAAAGTTACCTACAGAAAGCTAGCTTCCCACCAAGAGGTTGGAATTCATATGATTCCTTTGGCTGGACAGTTTCTGAAGAAGAATTCTTACAGAATGCTGGAATAGTTTCTCGGAGCCTCAAAGCTCATGGATACAAG TATGTTGTTGTGGATTACCTCTGGTATAGGAAGAATGTCCAAGGTGCTTATTCGGATTCTCTTGGATTTGATGTGATTGATGAGTGGGGAAGGATGATCCCTGACCCCGGAAGGTGGCCTTCGTCCACAGGTGGGAAGGGATTCAGTGAAGTAGCCAATAAAGTACATAACATGGGTTTGATGTTCGGAATTCATGTTATGAGAGGGATAAGCACACAAGCAGTCAATGCAAACACCCCTATCCTAGACACAACAAAG GGGGGTGCTTATCAAGAGTCTGGTCGAGTATGGCATGCAAAAGACATAGCATTGCCGGGAAGGGCTTGTGCATGGATGCCTCATGGTTTCATGAGTGTGAATACACAGTTGGGGGCTGGGAGAGCCTTTTTGAGATCCCTTTATGAGCAGTATGCTGCATGGGGTGTTGATTTTG TGAAACATGATTGTGTGTTTGGTGCTGACTTGGATTTAAATGAAATAACCTATGTATCAGGG GTTCTCCGGGAGCTTAACCGTCCCATTGTATATTCTCTATCTCCTGGAACTAGTGTGACACCAGCATTGGCCAAGGATGTCAGTGGGCTAGTAAACATGTATCGTATAACAGGAGATGACTGGGATAACTGGGGTGATGTCAAATCTCATTTTGATATATCAAG GGATTTATCTGCAGCTAGTATGATAGGAGCAAAAGGTTTAAATGGGAATTCATGGCCTGATTTGGACATGCTACCATTTGGATGGCTAACTGATCCAG GTTCCAATCAAGGTCCACACAGGTTTAGTAAACTCAGTCTAGAAGAGAAGAGGACACAG ATGACATTGTGGTCCATGGCCAAGTCGCCCCTCATGTATGGTGGAGATCTGCGGAAAATTGATATTGTCACATATAGTCTTATCACGAATCCTATCCTGCTGGAAATTAATTCTTTCAGCTCAAGTAACAGGGAG TTTCCTGATGTCACAAGTTCTGAGAACTTGAATCATAAAGACCATCATCTTAGAGTGAAGAAAAGAAGATCTAAGAGAGGAGGGAAGCCATCATATACACATGCATTACGTCTCACTGGCTGCAGTGAACCAAAGGCAATGGGTTGGTCTGTTGAAAGTCTCAACGAAGATCTTGAAAGAATCTGTTGGAAAAGAAGTTTAGAAAACCAGCTTCCTCCTTTCTGTGTACACAAGAGAGAATTTCAGTTCAAATT AGATGGCGAGAGTACGCATCAAGAGGACTATCGGAGTAAACATCATTTAGTTGCAACCAACGAAATGAAATTCTGCTTGGATGCTTCCCCAAAACAAAAGCTTACTTCTAAGGAGTTCAAGAGTGGTACATTTTCTCCTTGCAGATGGGATGCAAATCAG ATGTGGAAGCTGAATCCAAATGGGACCATGGTAAACAGTTACTCCGGTCTGTGTGCAATAGCAGAATCTGCCAAAG ATGGTATTAGTCCTGGTGGGATTCGCTCTTGGATTGCAAAAGGAAGAAGAG GTGAAGTGTatgttgctttcttcaatttaagtGAACAAAAGACAGTGATAAGTACAAAGACATCGTCTCTGGGTAATGCTTTTGCTGATAGAACAAGCATCACTTCCTGCCATGGCAAGGAAGTTTGGAGTGGAAAGCAAGTCATAACAACTCAAGGAACTTTATCAGCTGAAGTGGGACTTCACGGATGTGCCTTATTTGTTCTCAATTGCCACTAG
- the LOC112792171 gene encoding large ribosomal subunit protein P3z, giving the protein MGVFTFVLRKSGAEWTAKQHSGDIEDSASSTYDLQRKLVNAARAADSSGAVQSSFSFVSPSSAVFQVVVGGAVFVGGGAAAAAPAGGAAAESAAAPAAEKKEEKVEEEEDEDFGMSLFD; this is encoded by the exons ATGGGAGTATTCACATTCGTTCTCCGCAAATCCGGCGCCGAGTGGACTGCGAAGCAGCACTCCGGCGACATCGAGGACTCCGCCTCCTCCACCTACGACCTCCAACGCAAGCTCGTCAATGCCGCTCGCGCCGCTGATTCCTCCGGCGCCGTTCAGTCCTCTTTCTCTTTCGTTTCTCCCTCCTCTGCTGTCTTCCAG GTGGTTGTGGGTGGTGCAGTCTTCGTTGGAGGtggtgctgctgctgctgctcctGCTGGTGGTGCTGCCGCAGAGAGCGCTGCCGCCCCTGCTGccgagaagaaagaagagaaggtcgaggaagaggaagatgaagatttTGGAATGTCACTCTTTGATTAA